The following coding sequences lie in one Fuerstiella sp. genomic window:
- a CDS encoding YaiI/YqxD family protein, with product MKIWVDADACPGVIKDVLFRAAGRWEIPVTLVANMSLSTPPSPFIDSVVVGAGSDVADRKIAESTRPGDIVVTADIPLAALVVDAGGIAIDPRGELYTEQNIGARLQARNLMEQLRSSGMETGGPPPFSDRNKQEFANQLDRLLVKRKRQQSR from the coding sequence ATGAAAATCTGGGTTGATGCGGACGCCTGTCCTGGCGTCATCAAAGATGTTTTGTTTCGAGCAGCCGGACGCTGGGAAATTCCGGTGACCCTTGTCGCCAACATGTCCCTGTCTACGCCACCGTCGCCGTTTATTGACAGCGTAGTGGTCGGAGCCGGTTCCGACGTTGCTGACCGGAAAATTGCTGAGAGCACGCGGCCGGGGGACATTGTGGTAACTGCCGACATTCCACTGGCGGCGCTGGTGGTGGACGCAGGAGGAATTGCCATTGATCCCCGCGGGGAACTTTATACGGAGCAAAACATCGGAGCCCGTCTGCAGGCCCGTAATCTGATGGAACAGCTGCGAAGTTCGGGCATGGAAACGGGTGGTCCACCTCCATTCAGTGATCGCAATAAACAGGAATTCGCCAATCAGCTGGACAGACTGCTTGTGAAACGAAAGCGACAACAATCACGGTGA